The genome window CTATGaccataataataatagtacttaaaTTGATAGACTAATTTTCAGTTTGTAGGTCTACTTTCCAATATATTGTTTCACTAAATCATAATGACAGTTTGAGGTGCATATAATTAACAAGcacaaaattttatattagagtttttattcttttaattgtgGTTGTTATTGATTCTGCTTGtattctctttgttgttgtttttctttgttacGGAAATTAATTTGTGATTTCACAAATTCTCTGAGTGGCAAAGTTCATAAGCTATTGCAGGGGGCTAGAAATAAAATCTAGGTCTTCTATGTTTGAATTCAGTTCTGTTTCTAATACATGTTGCATCTCTTGAATTTTCAACTCTAGGGCCAAATTAGAACACTTTTGTGTATAAATTTACATGTTATTGTTAGAGACTCTGGATTTCCTCAGAGGCTATGCCTATCAAGAATATCATATTATCACAACCAAGGGATTGATTGCcgtatatttctttataatttattttgattgattTATAAAGCTATTGCTATATTCGTATACTAATGCATTAACTAATTCAACAAGAATTTTTGAGGTATTATGTCGTTACTTGTCCCTGTATTCCTAAATCATCTTATAGATTTTCTTATTGATATCTTGAGAGATATATACTGTTGTCCATTCATCTTCCCTGTGGCAAAATTTATTGTGAAGCCTTCATTTCTgaatcttataaatatatttaataaattatgatttttaaaataatttacatatctAAAAAATCAAGGCCCAAAAAAGACAAAGGATCAACTCATCTTAtctgcatattaatttttataatgaggTAAGTAAAATACATTAGTATAACACTATTCCAAATGAGGAAAGATTCAACATAATCAAgagacatttttaattgaaaagatttTGTTAAGAACTTGCATTTTCCAATTCATAATcgagtatttctatttttaactagAACCTATATGCTGCATACAAACACCCAAAAACATCTTTTACCTGGTAgaatgaaattcacataacacagAAAATGGAGGAGATAATAAAAGATCTTCATTCTGTAGAAAGAAGCTGCTGAAAGATTTGGTAACAAAATCTCGAGACTAGAACACGTTCCAAAAAGCCAAGAGACATTTACTATTTATAGTTTTCTAATGAAAGAAAGACTGTTTATCcggaaattgttttatttttgtgtacttAACTCTGCTCCATTGACTAGGGCTGTGGGCAGAATTACCCAAATTGAAAACACTTAATTGAGCTTTATATAGAAGATAGCTGTAACATGGTATCCTCCTGTCAATGGTAATCAATTAAACATCAACgcacaatatatattaaaacaatgcagaaagaaaacatcaacacAAAGGGGCATGTATGGGGGTAGTTCACAAGAAAtattaatttaccattttagatGTAAAACAACTGATCATTAGCATGTCAGTTAAACTCCTGGTTGCTTTTCAGAATATATTCTAGTAACTAATCTGGTGTGTAAATTAATCAATATGTCCATATATCCCAAATATTCACTTATATAGCCAGTAATTCTATTAGTTTCCCCAAATTATTCATTTACCAAAGTACAGATATTAAGCTTCACTTTTGTCACTAAATTTTATCACCTTTTTTCAGATACAATTTGAGTATTTATGGAGTTTTGCTTTGTCCTAGAAAAGTCCAAATTAGTcttcatttactttaaattttcaCCACAGTAATGTATGCAcacaataaatattgaaaaagaaaaacttgtaagaattgaaataatttctctctATTTCCCTAGTGTCAAGTTTTCTGGTTACTATTAACATTAGAATCTATTTgtttactttatattttgtttttgcttgatAACCAGAGTATATATTTTGGTTTCCAATATAAGAAATGTAGATTTAGATCACTTACACTCTCTTCTGTGGTTTCCTTAAACATTTGAAAGTTAtatcaatttttgaaaatctctGTAAGTTGTCTTCTTCTAGCTTTTGAATACATCTATCTTTTTTCCCAACCACTGTcttgatatttcatataaatgcaataataaaatatgtgactATTTGTGACTGGCTACTTTCacttactataatattttataattgggttttgtggtttttattattaAGTAGTAGATATTCATTATGTATTCACAGCTACTATGGTTGGGAGGCTGTTGATTTTCAAGGCTACTGGAGAGCTTGGTGGCGGGGAGGGGCATTGGACAGTAATAATGCAAAGCTAGCTGTTTCTGCTGAAATTCAGCATTTTCTTCTGGAATAAATGCTCCTTGGATTTTTGCAAGAATGTGGTTAATTTACAGAGctcttaaaaagttaattttagtaatttcttcccagttttttattgctttatgaaGCAGCAGATATTTGGAGTTTTTTACTTCACCATTTCAGAAGTCCTGCCTATGATTCattatgtattatttcttttttttctcttaacttttGTAGTTTGGAAATTATACACACTTCTGGTTAACATTCTTGTGCAACAAATTATCCAGAAACTTGACCACTTAAAGCAAAATCCATTTTACTATGCTCATCGATTCTGTGGGTCAAAATGAACACAAAGCAGAGTGGGAATGGGTTGTCTCTTTTCTTCGTCTGGGACCTCATCTGGAAAGACACGAAGATTGGGAATGAACTCTCATTGGGTAGCTGCTGCTTCTTACCCTCCTTTGGAGAGTCTAATTGTGCTTAACatactttaaatgttatttcttggGATTTTAGACGTTTTATCCCCTCTCAATCTGTAGTCTTCCATTGGGTGATTTTATCTCATCGCTTCAGTGAATGGCTCCTCAAATCtatatttgaaacacatttttctttgctgtgtttcactcaggtgtacagcagagaAATCTAAACTCAACATATCCTAAACGTTCCTTTCAAATCTGTACCTCTTATTGTATTTCCTAATGAATGCTTGTGTTGTTTAgcaatttttttcaagtaaggAAACTAAACTTGGAATTATCCTTCCCTCTTATACCCCTAATTCACCAAACTTCTTTAATTTCCTCTAAATCAGAACTCTGACCTAAGTTTTTATATTGTCCAGATCTGTGCTTTAGCTAtaggttaaaataataataataataataataataataaaaaataaaaaacactcagTGGACAGTTTAAATTCTGaatattaagcatttactatttACTGATGGAAAGCTTTATAATGCATAAGAAAGTTTATGTTAACATTAATTCAGTATTATGATAAAATTAACATGGAAAACTGGAAATACAATGAGTTCGTTGAAAGCAGGGACAAGTACAAAAACATTAAGTATTAAATTATGAGATGAAAGAGTTAAGTAAAATTCTTAAAGACCAAGAGAGAAGACTCTTGGATTGGCTACCTATGCTCAGAATTGATTATGGTAATTATTAATACCTCTAGATGGTAGAAttagaaatgactttttttttggacatttctatattcttccaaattttcttattattttatcattaggaaaaaaaacaacttttaaaatgtttttaacttgctttttatttcatcacATTTTACTCCCTGTTAAGTTTTGTTTGATTGATCTTTCTCACATTATCAATACTGTCTTATTATGTGATTAAGATGTATATAAATTTGTGTCCAAGATCCAAGCACATTTTTGCTGAAACTATAGAAAGATATCATAAACCATGATTGACAGTTGATACCTACAAGGTCATATGAAAATAACTAGGCTACAGCATAAGGCAAATAAATAGGCCAGAAGTAGAGGGAATTACTAAGGATGGAGGGTATTTGTCATGTGGATAGAAAagaactattacattgttttgtgcacctgaaactaataaaaaaaaattatataaagcaaactcaataaaaaaagaagagaacttCTGCCAATTTAATAAAGGCTATTTATTACTCTCCTTTATTTCTCCTGTACTAACTCAACATTGAACTCACTAGTTGCCATGATATAGTTGTGTAATTCAGAAGGCTAGAGGACACTCATATGAAAATAGATTTATAGAAAGtagaaagttctttttttattagcaaTATTAGTTCAATGTAGTGTTGTATAGTGTAGTAGAATTATAATTTACATCTCTATAAGCTTCAGTCGTGCTGTATTTAGTGATTGGCTTTAGGTATTCCCGCATAACACAGCAGGGCTCAACATTGCAGTAATTGTATACATATTCCCACGCATTACATGAAGTCTTGCAAGCACCACGAACAAGATAACATTCTGCTATCCTCTGTgcaatttctcttgttttttctcctgttcttctcTGTAAAACTAGGAAAAAGTGGCTATGATTATAAATCCATATTTAATCCCCTTGACTGGTAAATGGATAGATGATGTagacagataataaatagatgagtaaataaagttttttaaagtatagatttaaatcattttgtttctgaaatcaCGCCTTagaactgcattaaaaaaatgggaTTTATCTCCTATAAATTGGTATACTATAAATACTTATTTATCCAACATTTCGTCTCTagcatttttttggtaaatacaaTATCCTTAAATATCTAATCTGTGAATGTCTCCTCAAGAGTAAAGAGAAAAGGATGTGAAAAAAATAGTCTATATATTTTGTGTTCTAAATAGCCATCTACCTTCAACACCTGTTTCACCCACCACAAATTACTGAGATAGTTATAGAAAGATTAATTTTGAGAACAGCTAAAATTTCAGTTCattatattgcatttaaaaagagaaggcaCTAGGAAGAATGTAAGTATTCATAGtttcatgaaacaaaacaacaaacagatTTAATTTTACATCTTGGGAATCCCCCCCCCAACATTATCTTCTCAACTATCAGTTCCACTCATTTCTTCTTCCATGCCAAGTAGAGTGAATTGTATCATGTGTTCATATGGCATCTCCTAACAAcaatttacttgttttatttttccagaatagagcatttattgaaaaacaaaaaacaaaaacaaacaaaaaaaacacacattttgcCCCTCCTTCTTTTTCGATGTTAACAAGCATTACCTGATGGACCACAAGACACAGTGAAGACAAAGGTCAGGAAAATATAAAGCATCTTCATGCTGATACAGTTGCTTGAGTGAAGTTATTTGAGGCAGAGCTCAAAATATCTGGGTTGTGCTATtcttggataaaagaaaaatgaattctttttataGCTTTCTTGGGGTTATTACTAATCTGATTAATGACGCCTTTCAAGATAGAGAACATATTCATGTAAGTATTGTGAAATAGCAGCAAGCAGATTAGAGGATTTGGTTCTGTTATGACCTCAATGAGCCAAATGTGAACTCATTTTCAGTTATACAAGCAAATAATGGGGTTAAAGTCTTCTTCTTTAACTGAAAGCACATAATCAGCATCCTCACCGTTTTTGGCCAGATAACTTTTTCGAGCATTCATTATGTGCCATGcagtgttctaagcactttatatagaTTAACTAGTTTAGTCCACATGGAAATTTCTATGACATAGAAActgcttatttttcagttgaggAAACTTTGGCACAGACGGATTGTATGTTTGCTTCAAATCTTACATGTAGTGATTGGTAGAGTTGAGATAAACTTGAATGTAATGTGATGCTACACCCCATGTTCTCAACCTCCACTTTCTTCACTCTTTTAACTGAGTAATGGGTGTTTATAgtacaaagttattttttgtaCATATACATGGCCCGAGCCAGACACTGTTTCTGGAACTCAATtttttacaaacagaaaatatttctagaacACAGTTCTAGTGCTGTTATACTGGAAATGTTCATAGTTATGGTCTAAGAATAATCAATATAATTCTTTACATATCATGTAATGACTCAGTAGTAGGATTACATCATTCATAAGGGAAGAGAGCATGTTAAAAGTTGAGAGAGCACTGGATTTAGAAAACTGATCTGGAGATCTGACTCCTCTGcttaatagttttatatttggAATAAATATTCACTAACTGAGCCTCATGATTTTCTCCTTAAAGGCTGGGTGGGTAGGACCAGTCATACTCAGAGGTTTATGGTAAAGACTAAAtaacatgtgaaaaataattgataagtaATTAACGCAGAAACATAGACAATTTGGCTATGtgtgaaaatctgaaaagatgtATCCTTACAACTTAATGATTTATGTTCTAACTCCCTCTGTGATTAAGGGAAAAAATTTATAAAGGTAATCTGTAATCTGAGttttaaaagcagtaattttGTCTTCCTGTTACTTCTCTTCATTCCTCATTAAAAGTTGCTGATATATTTATAGCCAAACCATTGGAAAATCTATTTTCTCAATATCATCTTtctaaaaacaccaaaaaaaaaccctcacaaaaagaaaacctttaaacAGCTGGAAAGTTAATAAGACCTATTGTATGTAAACATAGCAAAATAGCAAGTATGAAACATACAACAGAAAATTAAAGGGCATTATCATAATGGGCATGAATTAGAAGATGGCTTAGGACAAAAGGGCTCATTTTTGTTTCACAGAAGCTGTGTCCATTTCATAACATAAGACACTCCTATCAAGTTTGGGCTCCTATCAGCTAAACTCAGAAAATGCACggtcttttccttctttgcttaAATGTGAAGTTGGGACTAGTGACATCTGAATCACACAGAACAAACATAAGTGACTACATCTCAATTTTCCCAGGGAAGGAACATAAGTAGAACCAAAATGGATACAGAGAAGAGAagttaatttattgatttattgtttaaaaaggaaatctcaAGGCTTAATTTGAAGAAATCCAGATTCTagatttctattaataaaaacttTCCCCTCCccagaagaaaaggcagaaaaaaatgtgtaaaaaggaatataaatgaatgactaaagaaaaaaaaaaaggtacagaggaattttttaaagtatatgaacCAAATGTTAAGATGAGTAAGCTCTCATGTTTCTATTTACTTGagtaaggactttggatttttttatgaaaaactgttttaattttattcttatgaAGTTAGATGATCATAGCTAATAATTATACAGCTCAGAACTGCAAAGAAGGACTTTGGAGTTGTAAATTCTTGGTGATGGTCTGAGTACATCTACCAAGGGAACTTGTCGATGCTAGGGAGAGAGAtggtaaaaagaaaataccaaaagcaATGCTATTCTCTTACAAGAGTTTCCAATAGAAACTTGATACTTTCTACCACTTTTCTGCATATAGTCTTGGTTTATTGGTCTGAGACTGGGTCTTAGCATTCAAATACCTGGAATAAGAGTCTAGAACATTATTGACTTTTTGCATTGCACAACCATGATGCCATTTCTATTCTTTGTTCTACACTACCAGACACCAGGCATTATATCAACCCTCTCTTCCACTCTGCCCCTCCAAAAAAACGTTGTCTATTTCAATTGACTAATGGCTGTCAAGCTTTAAGATTAAAGATTGAAAATCCAACATGGGACTAATTTTACCTACCTGTGATAAATTGTTTGTtacttttggaaattttcaaattggtaaaaagaataaaactttttaCAAATGGACAATGAGGATTAAATtactaacaaaacaaaagattaCATAGATGTCAATGGCTGGATCTTCTGCAACAATTTCTAATTCTTTCCATTACAAAAGGCTCTTAGGCAAGCTCCAATAATTACTGATGGGTCCTACATTTAGCAGCCACGAGTCTGAGAGGCTCAGCCTCTCTGCCATGCTTGATCCTCTgcactttaaaaataccttttacaTACTTACAATACGCAAGGCACTATTCTATGCATGAGACGTGATCAAAACCTatggtgaaagtttaaatttaaaaaagaaatattacagtaaaagacacattgccattaacctccctcaaaatactcccctcgcTTCTAACACATgtatgccatcattcttgccactttctgaagcagttctggaagtcctcttttgtgagtgtctttagttgcactgtcgtggttgcctcaatgtcctgaatagattcctcaaggtcctgaatagattcaaaacgtttacatttcatggtcattttgactttgaggaagagccagacgtcacatggtgccagatcctgtgaataaggtggatgagtacatgccataatgtttttatttgacagaaattgccgtataccagaagcgatgtgtgacatggaacctttCCTAATCTTTCCTAATCTTTTCTAATTGTATCTTTTCTAATCCAGCTAGAATCTTCCTTGACATTCTAAGGTATGGAGGAGACTGTT of Rhinolophus sinicus isolate RSC01 linkage group LG05, ASM3656204v1, whole genome shotgun sequence contains these proteins:
- the DEFB113 gene encoding beta-defensin 113; this encodes MKMLYIFLTFVFTVSCGPSVLQRRTGEKTREIAQRIAECYLVRGACKTSCNAWEYVYNYCNVEPCCVMREYLKPITKYSTTEAYRDVNYNSTTLYNTTLN